A region from the Lycium barbarum isolate Lr01 chromosome 8, ASM1917538v2, whole genome shotgun sequence genome encodes:
- the LOC132608056 gene encoding uncharacterized protein LOC132608056: MAEDDGYLSDIDYKARIASDINKIDEYYAVKPTQRMYYYPHSTPQDVLLEEHEHVISNSYSGKEMNGILTVYKNTERVIADMIIAGFTGQLKGRWSDNSESIRTMLQNLRCKTLTSFRWYKDVFLCRVMELPESNDSHWKSKFIDGLLPLFAERVRKALRKGDRSINYDSYTYGNLIGTCMQEGLTLCNEIRLNQQIKRHGLNERQQLGEFCGHFGLDVPQSSKKPHRHKKKYRDFQQRKEKRSQKKARRKRTFKERKDFIKSKNPKACYKCGRVGHFYKNCKVKEKIKALNIDDDLRE; the protein is encoded by the exons ATGGCAGAGGATGATGGATATTTGTCTGATATTGATTATAAGGCTCGCATAGCATCAGATAttaataaaattgatgaatattatgctGTTAAGCCTACCCAAAGGATGTATTATTATCCTCATTCAACTCCTCAAGATGTTTTACTAGAGGAACATGAACATGTTATTTCCAACAGTTATAGTGGCAAGGAAATGAATGGAATATTGACG GTTTATAAAAACACTGAAAGAGTTATTGCAGATATGATTATAGCTGGTTTCACTggccaattaaaag GAAGATGGTCAGATAATAGTGAATCTATTCGTACCATGCTTCAAAACCTTAGATGtaagaccctaacctcatttaggtggtataaagatgTTTTTCTTTGCAGGGTTATGGAATTACCAGAGAGTAATGACTCTCATTGGAAGTCCAAATTTATAGATGGACTCCTTCCTCTTTTTGCAGAAAGAGTTAGGAAAGCTCTTAGGAAAGGGGATAGAAGTATTAATTATGATTCTTATACTTATGGTAATTTAATTGGTACTTGTATGCAGGAAGGATTAACCTTATGTAATGAAATTAGGCTTAATCAGCAAATCAAGCGCCATGGTCTTAATgaaagacaacaattaggagaattttgtggacACTTTGGATTGGACGTTCCACAATCTTCTAAAAAGCCTCATAGGCATAAGAAAAAATATAGAGACTTCCAACAACGGAAGGAGAAGCGCTCGCAGAAAAAAGCTAGGCGCAAAAGGACtttcaaagaaagaaaggattttattaaatccaaaaatCCAAAAGCCTGTTATAAGTGTGGCAGAGTAGGTCATTTTTATAAGAATTGTAAGGTTAAGGAAAAGATTAAAGCCCTTAACATAGATGATGACCTTAGAGAATAA